A window of Benincasa hispida cultivar B227 chromosome 9, ASM972705v1, whole genome shotgun sequence genomic DNA:
aatgattatcaaatccGATCTAAATGTACGAGGTTTGAAAAATCTCTTTTACTACTTTACTATTAGCAATTCTTTTTGGTCGTTTTATGTGCTTTATGTTATGCAATGTTGGTTGTACATTTTTTTAtctgttttttttaattgatgtgatataaatatattgattttatatttttttaagtgagTGATATTATTTctttagtttaaaattaatttgatcaattaTGTCAAAAACTATGTCAAATAATTACAATAGTTTTGTTGGCATTCGAATCTCGCACATCTTTTGTCGTCGTCGTGGGTCTTTTATGGGCTTGACTTTGACTCGCTTATCTAGTTTGTTCTCGTTTTTCTAAAAGATATTCTTAAGAATTTATCGGTTGTATCACTGAGTCTCTACCACACTTTGATGCCTAATTTAGTTCAATTAGTGTATAGTTTAACTAAGCAAACAATAAGTAAGGTTAAGACTCTTTTTTGGTGATTACTTACTTTTTCCTTTGGAGTAGGCATTTTCCTATGTCTCCTCCTCACTCCCATTAAGCTTAGGCTTGTTCATGGACTTTGGGCAACCATTATAACAATCTCCATTGTAGGAAATGTACCATGGgaacatgttttcaaaatttgtatagaaaaagttaataaagactatttacaaaaaacaataaaaacgtaggaattaattttatgatttataaaagtataaagactaaatttaaaattttaaacgaACCAATAAGAAGTGTGGAATCCATCCATGGAAGTGGATTTCAAGCCAAATTGTCGAATATCCAAATCTTCGTTCATGGGATAACTATTTCATGAGTGACAGGAAGTTAGTCTAAAGGAATCCATGGATAGAACCATCGTGATAAAGATCTCAAATAGAGTCCAAAAAATGCTTGAACTTCATTCACGTGACAATAGCCTCAACAAGCACAATAGAATCCCATAGGGATGTGACTTTCCATAACAAGATTCCATAACTTGAATTGCGAACGATGACTCCGATTCTTACCTCGCTATTTAGGAAAGCTACATTGGAGTTTAAGATTTGTGAGGAGGGGTTGATCAACGAGAAGCCTCTTTATCGAGATGATTAGACAACTTGGCCGAAGCTTGCCTACTTGACGACCAAAGGAGTCCCCCATGTTCACTACCCACTAGATAGGATGGTAAATGGGAGATATGTGGCTATAAAAAACCACTAGATGACAAATGCTATGAGCGAGAGAATTCTAATATCCAACGGGGTAAAAAATTCACAGgtcatgaaaagaaaaaaaaaatacagaataGTGCATGTCAAAAGGATGAAGTATGAGATTACTTCTACCAAAGGCCGTGAATACTAGATCAGGTAGTGATAGAATAATTGGTCAATAGGAATGAGTTGAGATAAACATGccataaaaaaaatcttgtCTTTTGAGGAATAAAAGAGCCCACAACAATTTAAGAAATTCTcgatgttgagacatgaggaggaTGAAGCCTCTGAGGTCAAAGCAAGCCTTAGCTAACTTGTACCATCTTTGATGGAGTAAATCCCCGTATCATATATCAAAAAAACTATATGGATTGGTTGGAAGAACAAAGGGGAATACTCTTGATGAGCTCAACATCTTTCAAATAGAAAAACTCATTAATCGGAGTTTGATTCCATTACCcaacacaaaataaaactacCCACTGATGTCATTGTAGAAGTCGTGGAAAAGAAAGAAGCTTGAAAGTAATTTCTCTAAGGATCcattaataacaataaaaatcaattaattggtCGTCCCCAATCTTCTAACGACCTCCTTTGAGAGCAAACTCACAACCCCATAAAATGCTTCGCCACATATAAGAAGGGGATAACTAAGTCTACATGGAGAAAAGAGGTATTTGAAAAATACATATCCTTTAAGCCACAAGAGAGTGTTCTCTTTCCTAAATTTGCTAAGTTTGTTTGGCCAATAGAGCTTAATTGAAAACGTAGATATCACGGAAACCCAATCCATATTTTTCCTTAAGTGGCTAACCTAATGAATTTTCTTGCCTTCATTAGAGCCATTCCACAAAAAAATGGTCATAATTTTATTTAGCTCACAATATGATCCCAAAAGGCGGGTATAAGTTGGGATGGTCTAAGCCACCATCTTAATCAACACTTCTTTGCATGCTTTCGAAAACATCTGTCCCTTCTAATCTCATAAAGCTTTATACATTTTATCCTTAATGTaagataaaaatgttttttcatTGTTAGATAAGGATGATAGAACCGTTCCTTCCCATGATTATGAACTATCTTGACATTGAGGTGATTAGTAATGACATTTTTTTCCCCTAATATTTTAAAGCATAAAAACTTGCCAAGAATATAAATGATAAAGTAGAGgcattaaaaattatatttgaatggaaaaaacacaaaaactagTAACCTAACTTATTAAAGGGGCAATCACAACTAAATCCCGCTCACCAATATTACACGTGTCGCCATCAAATGAATGGGAAGAATTATCATCGGGATCCTAATGGAGCATGAGATGGATCCGATCCATGggtcttcttcccggatctatAATCTTCCCTCACAAAAAGGCAAAATTCATCAAACCCAGAGGCGCAGAACACGAACCATCCTGACCTGACCCTTCTTCTTCCACCTGCTCGCCGAGTAAGACAGACAGGGAAGCCCGTAATGAAGGCAACCAGGAGGCCAATTCAGGCCGTAGCCACATGGGTTCGCCGCCAACCCCCCAAGATCAAGGCCTTTCTCGCCGTTGTCTCTGGAATGGCTGCTCTTGTTTTCTTGCGTTTTGTGGTTCATGACCACGATAATCTTTTCGTCGCTGCCGAGGCCGTTCACGCCATCGGAATCTCCGTCCTCATTTACAAACTCATGAAAGAGAGGACTTGCGCAGGTCTGGTCCTTGTAATTTTCTTTGTCTTAGTTTTATCATTGCCGTTTGACTCTTTTATTGATCGTGTTGAAATGTGGAATTGGTCTTAGGGTTTTATGCATTCGTAACGACCTCATTTCTTTTCGAAATTTGTTGTGATTTAATGTATTATGCAATctccattaattttttttcgttttctaattagaaaattattattttattcaataacaattcGTCCTTCTTGCTCACAGAATCTTTGGAATATCCGGACGATTTTTGTTTGAGAGACAATTGTGAAATgggattttatatatatatatatatatacatacatacatatacatttcTTTCCTCTACATATTAAACAATTTCAGTTCTAATTTTCCGTTCTGGTGGATCGTGTTTGTGATTGCTCTTATTTGAATTGTTTCTTGTCTTACTCATCTTTGGTTGCAGGACTTTCACTAAAATCTCAAGAACTAACGGCAATTTTTCTAGCTGTTAGACTCTATTGTAGTTTTGTCATGGAACATGATATACATACACTACTGGATACAGCAACTTTGGTAACGACTCTGTGGGTTATTTATATGATACGGTTTAAGCTTAGATCTAGCTACATGGACGACAAAGATAACTTTCCCATTTATTATGTGGTAAGTTCACTGCATACATTTCTTTGTTTTAATTCTTGGACCAGTTGTTCTGCACTTTTAAACATGAACTCAAAAAATATGGATTTTGCTTTATGGTAGTTGAGTTCTACGGTTGGATTAACATTGGCCTTTCTACTTAATATTGTTTGACCTTTTCTGGAAGTTGTGATGTGAGAGATCTGTTCTGCTACTGAATAGCCAAATAATAATGACATTTGATAACCTTGCTgcttttttgagttttcttgaAAGGTAAACCGGACACTCTGTCGTTCTACAATTGAACTCTTGGATTAAATGCAACTTAAAGTTAAACCTTAAGGTCCTATAAAACGTTATAGTGCttttactttgatttttttgCAATGTGAAATATGTTGGCTGCGATTTGAGTTggaagtttgatattttttttttcactttgcTGGATGAATGTTCATTGCCAAGAGTAGATTCCTTTTGGCTGAGTCAACAATTCAATGTCATTTGCTTCAATTATTCAGATTTTGTGCTAGCAGATTGTAGCTGGAAGTGGGACTGTCATGTTCAATCTGGTTTATGAATTACATAGCCAAATGTTTGTATATTTGGATAGGTAGCATTACTCTCTTAATCTTCCAGTGATTCAAAATCATCTTTTGATAAGTATATCTCAACCATTACACTACATAAATTGATTAGAACTGTATTGAAATGTTAGTATAAGTCATCATCTGTCTATCTTGTTGAAGCATACATTgtagaataaattaaaatggGTATTTTAAAATCCCTATGAACATGACAAAATATGATGATTTGGTAAAAATTTGAGATATgaaatttggtttttgaattcGCTGTTTGTGACCCcttttttccttcttatttCTTTGATTTAGGTGATACCCTGTGCTCTGCTATCTTTTGTGATCCATCCGACAACTGTGCATAACATAATAAATAGAATAGCCTGGGCATTTTGTGTTTATCTTGAAGCTGTTTCAGTACTACCTCAGCTCCGCGTCATGCAAAATACAAAGGTATGGGAAATGTTCTGTGTTTCACCAAATCTGAAGATTACAGACTGAATTTTGCAGGTTTCCTTTCTCAAATAATATTGACATCATTGGTATTTCAAGTTTATCCTGTTGTTTTCCTCCCTAATACTTTTCAAAAGCTTTCAATAACTTGTTTTCTCCGTTTATTCTCTGTCCTAGATTGTTGAGCCATTTACCGCACATTATGTGTTTGCCTTAGGAGTTGCAAGGTTCTTGAGTTGTGCACATTGGGTCCTACAGGTAAGTTAATTAAACCCCGAGACTCATCTTCTATTTTGGTTCGtagattcattttattttaataccTTGCACTCATATGTTTCCTTGATTACTACAGGTTTTGGATACTCGTGGACGTTTGTTAACAGCATTGGGTTATGGATTATGGCCATCCATGGTTCTCCTATCGGAGATCGTTCAGACTTTCATTCTCGCTGATTTCTGTTATTATTATGTCAAGAGGTGGGTAAATATGGATTGATAATGGAATCTTAATTTTTATAGACAACTCCTTGATGAGCTTAACATAACACGCCATTCTGGTTGCAGCCTCGTTGGTGGACAGCTCGTTCTACGCCTTCCCTCTGGAGTGGTGTAACTTCAAGAAAACAGCATATGCCACATGACGGGGAAAAGAGAGGCCGTCTTGCTCGTCTTAGGCTCTATTTGGGAAGGTAGGATATGGATCTCAGTTGTTGGACTAATGCTTATACATGAAATGTGAAGGATGCATAAGTTTTCAAGACACGTAGTCTGtagaagtttttgttttttttataacatgGTCTTACTTATTTACTATAGATTTCCACCATCTTCTCTCAAAAGGTCTGATTTTAAGATGAAAATAATATCTATCACGGGGTTTTGTTGCTTCCTGTTGAAGATGAAACCATAGGTAAACCTAACCTGCAGTGCATATGGCCTGTCTTGTCTATTTCTGCAATTAAGCTGTAACGGAAATATTTATGTCGAATGAATGAATCTTTCTTTAGGTATCAAACCCAAACTCTAATGTCATTCCTGAATTCTTCTTTTgttctttattatatataaacatacacacacatatatataatagaaaCATTTCATTATAAATGAAATAAGGGGAAATATAGATTGATATTTGGAATAGATAAGTTGAAACGGGTAAAAAGGGTGTTTAGTTTtgcattaaaataaaagaaggaTCGAAAGAGGAGAATCGAAAGAGGAGAAAGAGTCTTTGAAAAGACGCCCATTGTGTGTCTTTTCTTAGTTTTTATACGG
This region includes:
- the LOC120086944 gene encoding ER lumen protein-retaining receptor erd-2.2, yielding MKATRRPIQAVATWVRRQPPKIKAFLAVVSGMAALVFLRFVVHDHDNLFVAAEAVHAIGISVLIYKLMKERTCAGLSLKSQELTAIFLAVRLYCSFVMEHDIHTLLDTATLVTTLWVIYMIRFKLRSSYMDDKDNFPIYYVVIPCALLSFVIHPTTVHNIINRIAWAFCVYLEAVSVLPQLRVMQNTKIVEPFTAHYVFALGVARFLSCAHWVLQVLDTRGRLLTALGYGLWPSMVLLSEIVQTFILADFCYYYVKSLVGGQLVLRLPSGVV